One window of the Bacillota bacterium genome contains the following:
- a CDS encoding CopG family antitoxin gives MARKAQEEPLPAFESAEQEAAFWDSHSVADYWDQLEPATETVEVVRKKRLLSVRLAQHDDRGVAPRRRPLRPRRWHAGPRVDPRRLARGKAQRP, from the coding sequence ATGGCTCGCAAAGCGCAGGAAGAGCCGCTGCCTGCCTTCGAGTCCGCCGAACAGGAAGCGGCGTTTTGGGACTCCCATTCAGTGGCGGACTACTGGGACCAATTGGAACCCGCCACCGAGACCGTGGAGGTGGTGCGCAAGAAACGATTGCTCTCAGTCCGCCTGGCGCAGCACGACGATAGAGGCGTTGCGCCGCGCCGCCGCCCGCTACGGCCTCGGCGTTGGCACGCTGGCCCGCGTGTGGATCCTCGAAGGCTTGCGCGGGGAAAGGCGCAACGACCATAG